The following proteins are co-located in the Campylobacter concisus genome:
- a CDS encoding DNA adenine methylase: MKPAKQENQAYLKEQILTYLGNKRSLLGFIDLGVKYAKDELKKDKLSCCDLFSGSGVVARFLKQNSEFLVANDLEFYSFITNSCYLQNATNGLRDEINFWQKRLEKEIEDNLSEGFITKLYAPQDDKNITEGERVFYTRKNAIFIDTARRLIDEILPEEMKKFFIAPLLYNASVHANTSGIFKGFHKNKEGIGQFGGRGQNAISRITSDINLTKPIFSNFSVPFEVYQKDANLLAKELDGLDLVYLDPPYNQHPYGSNYFMLNLIASYEEPSKISKVSGIAKDWNRSVFNKKSSASEAFFELIANLKAKFVLISFNSEGFINQDEFDQNLNKMGKVHLLRQKYNAYRGSRNLKARNIHVDELLYVLKK, translated from the coding sequence TTGAAGCCAGCTAAACAAGAAAATCAAGCCTATTTAAAAGAGCAAATTTTAACCTATCTTGGCAATAAACGCTCTCTTTTAGGCTTTATAGATTTAGGCGTAAAATACGCAAAAGATGAACTTAAAAAAGATAAGCTTAGCTGCTGTGATCTCTTTAGTGGAAGTGGCGTGGTGGCTAGGTTTTTAAAGCAAAATAGTGAATTTCTAGTCGCAAACGACTTGGAGTTTTATAGCTTCATCACAAACTCATGCTATTTGCAAAACGCTACAAATGGGCTAAGAGATGAGATAAATTTCTGGCAAAAAAGGCTTGAAAAAGAGATAGAAGATAATCTTTCTGAAGGCTTTATAACAAAACTTTATGCCCCACAAGATGATAAAAATATTACCGAGGGTGAGAGGGTTTTTTATACTAGAAAAAATGCCATTTTTATTGACACAGCAAGAAGACTCATAGATGAGATATTGCCAGAGGAGATGAAAAAATTTTTCATAGCTCCACTACTTTATAATGCAAGCGTGCATGCAAATACGAGTGGAATTTTTAAAGGTTTTCATAAAAATAAAGAGGGCATCGGTCAGTTTGGTGGCAGGGGACAAAATGCCATCTCAAGGATCACCTCTGATATAAATTTGACTAAGCCTATTTTTTCAAATTTCAGCGTGCCATTTGAGGTCTATCAAAAGGATGCAAATTTACTGGCAAAAGAGCTTGATGGCCTTGATCTAGTCTATCTTGATCCGCCTTATAACCAGCATCCATACGGCTCAAACTACTTCATGCTAAATCTCATCGCAAGCTATGAGGAGCCAAGTAAAATTTCAAAAGTTTCAGGCATCGCAAAGGACTGGAACAGATCAGTTTTTAATAAAAAATCGTCAGCAAGTGAGGCATTTTTCGAGCTGATAGCAAATTTAAAGGCGAAATTTGTGCTTATCTCGTTTAATTCAGAGGGCTTTATCAACCAAGATGAATTTGATCAAAACCTAAATAAAATGGGCAAGGTTCATCTGCTTCGTCAAAAATACAATGCCTACCGTGGCAGCAGAAATTTAAAAGCTAGAAACATCCACGTAGACGAGCTTCTTTACGTTTTAAAAAAGTAA
- the thyX gene encoding FAD-dependent thymidylate synthase, with product MQVTLLNHTPLNICSHAIRTCWQSFEKGDNGGEKDVELIDRVGNKFKHASTLEHLYYNFYIQGISRALLQELARHRIASLSVKSTRYTLKELKKEEKFEVGQFDRAAKFIVLTNDELVDNASIKALENLREILASTTKSLDIVKYCLPECYKTELTWSINARSLQNFISLRSSKSALWEIRNLANAIYDALPKEHKFIFEKCLPENEA from the coding sequence ATGCAAGTAACACTACTAAATCACACTCCACTAAATATCTGTTCTCACGCTATCCGCACATGCTGGCAAAGCTTTGAAAAAGGCGATAACGGCGGTGAAAAAGATGTTGAGCTAATAGATAGGGTAGGCAATAAATTTAAACACGCCTCGACCTTAGAGCACCTATACTACAACTTCTACATCCAAGGTATCTCTCGTGCGCTACTTCAAGAGCTAGCCCGCCACCGCATAGCAAGTCTAAGCGTCAAATCAACCCGCTACACGCTAAAAGAGCTAAAAAAAGAGGAGAAATTTGAAGTAGGGCAGTTTGATCGTGCGGCTAAATTTATCGTACTAACAAATGACGAACTAGTCGATAACGCAAGCATAAAAGCACTTGAAAATTTACGTGAAATACTAGCCTCAACTACAAAAAGCCTTGACATCGTCAAATACTGCTTGCCAGAGTGCTATAAAACTGAGCTTACATGGAGCATAAATGCTAGAAGCTTGCAAAATTTCATCTCTTTAAGAAGCTCAAAATCAGCTCTTTGGGAGATAAGAAATTTAGCAAATGCTATCTACGACGCCCTGCCCAAAGAGCATAAATTTATCTTTGAGAAGTGTCTGCCTGAGAATGAGGCTTAA
- the flgE gene encoding flagellar hook protein FlgE: protein MMRSLWSGVSGLQAHQIAMDVEGNNIANVNTYGYKYNRANFADILSQTPRVATAPQGQLGGQNAMQIGLGTTINSTTRIFSQGTLTSTDKQTDLALQGNGFFVVSPDGGTTRYYTRNGDFVRDKAGNFVNNSGYIVQGWTRDEETGTIDSTGPIKNIVIKEGLTTPARATTEVKIKGNLDSGNTIGQRSTPIYSLDSVAGGRDYNNDGILNANEVHNENDTNNDEFYTNSRKEQSLTERGVDLGVTFDELGNGLALRDGQGIWVSYANAKTEKFTVGSGLPQSIGQINPAATLDITINGTNIKSQANTITSISDVAAAINAQYNKTGVRAEISEGNKLTLINRNNSGTTEETKNIHLKVNGGNTVTGLADKDIITAYQYVYTSSQTTAVHPNNDKIARQITTTEDLRAAMQEDARNHVDYNGDGQIRANSDALDAAKLATAAHRIAPGTGGAAITNTAYQTAYNTAYAAAAGTPDQKHAAGIAALQALAGDDTNDGVKITVNKLGQFQLENPSNEVADHALYMTTTGLTKPAQGTNNSAINENVRLTTIMKALDGALSPGQALRASGKMMMSSHGSTAEIFDSLGSKHTVSIKWTKTGTTTDGGTEWSMVIQVPEPAKINYTGEGPDNVITGTARFNANGSLASFHPATITFSANNGSQSGQNISLNFGLGTDFNGLTSFDKDSSTESISQDGYTGGTLNGIKIDETGTIIGSFSNGQSFGLAKVALATFTNNEGLQSEGGNVFSQTANSGEAVIGAAGTGDKGTIAASKLEASNVDLSRALTDLIVIQRGFQANSKTITTSDEMLNTLLQLKQ from the coding sequence ATGATGAGATCACTTTGGTCTGGTGTTTCAGGCCTACAAGCCCACCAGATAGCCATGGACGTAGAAGGCAACAATATCGCAAACGTCAATACTTATGGTTATAAATACAACCGTGCAAATTTTGCTGATATACTAAGCCAAACTCCAAGAGTTGCTACTGCTCCACAAGGTCAGCTAGGCGGTCAAAATGCTATGCAAATAGGTCTAGGAACGACTATAAACTCAACTACAAGAATTTTCTCACAAGGCACACTAACATCTACTGATAAGCAAACAGACCTTGCACTTCAAGGAAATGGTTTCTTTGTCGTATCTCCAGATGGTGGAACTACAAGATACTATACAAGAAATGGTGACTTTGTCCGTGATAAAGCTGGAAATTTTGTAAACAATAGTGGCTATATCGTTCAAGGCTGGACAAGAGATGAAGAGACTGGCACTATCGACTCAACTGGACCGATAAAAAATATCGTGATAAAAGAGGGTCTTACTACTCCAGCAAGAGCGACAACAGAAGTAAAGATAAAAGGTAACCTTGACTCAGGTAATACCATAGGACAAAGAAGCACGCCTATTTATTCACTAGACTCTGTTGCTGGTGGACGTGACTATAACAATGACGGAATTTTAAATGCAAACGAAGTTCACAACGAGAATGATACAAATAACGATGAGTTTTATACGAACTCAAGAAAAGAACAAAGCTTAACAGAGCGTGGCGTCGATCTTGGTGTTACATTTGACGAGCTTGGAAATGGCCTTGCTTTAAGAGATGGGCAAGGTATCTGGGTGAGCTATGCAAATGCTAAAACTGAAAAATTTACAGTAGGAAGTGGATTGCCACAAAGCATCGGACAGATAAACCCAGCAGCAACACTTGATATCACGATCAATGGCACAAACATCAAATCTCAAGCTAACACAATAACAAGTATAAGTGATGTTGCAGCTGCTATCAACGCCCAGTATAATAAAACTGGCGTTAGAGCTGAAATTTCAGAAGGTAATAAACTAACACTTATAAATAGAAATAACTCAGGCACCACTGAAGAGACAAAAAATATCCATCTAAAAGTAAATGGCGGAAATACTGTTACTGGTTTAGCTGATAAAGATATCATCACAGCTTATCAATATGTCTATACAAGCTCACAAACAACAGCTGTTCATCCAAATAACGATAAAATCGCAAGACAAATAACAACAACAGAAGATCTTCGCGCTGCTATGCAAGAAGATGCTAGAAACCACGTTGACTACAACGGCGACGGCCAAATAAGAGCAAACTCAGATGCACTTGATGCGGCGAAACTAGCAACCGCAGCACATAGAATAGCACCTGGAACTGGTGGAGCAGCCATAACTAACACTGCATATCAAACAGCTTATAATACAGCATATGCCGCTGCAGCTGGTACTCCAGATCAAAAGCACGCAGCTGGTATCGCAGCACTTCAAGCACTTGCAGGTGATGATACAAATGATGGAGTAAAGATCACTGTAAATAAACTAGGTCAATTTCAACTAGAAAATCCATCAAATGAAGTAGCAGATCATGCACTTTATATGACAACAACTGGTCTTACAAAGCCAGCTCAAGGTACAAATAATTCAGCTATAAATGAAAACGTTAGGCTCACAACTATCATGAAAGCACTTGATGGCGCACTAAGCCCAGGCCAAGCTCTAAGAGCAAGTGGAAAGATGATGATGTCAAGCCACGGCTCAACGGCAGAAATTTTTGACTCACTTGGCTCAAAACACACAGTTAGTATCAAATGGACAAAAACGGGTACCACAACAGATGGTGGAACTGAGTGGAGCATGGTTATACAAGTACCAGAGCCAGCTAAGATAAACTACACAGGTGAAGGTCCAGATAACGTTATAACTGGAACAGCTAGATTTAACGCAAATGGCTCACTTGCAAGTTTTCATCCAGCAACGATAACATTTTCAGCTAACAACGGCTCACAAAGTGGCCAAAACATTAGTCTAAATTTTGGTCTTGGAACTGATTTTAACGGCTTAACAAGCTTTGATAAAGACTCATCAACTGAGTCAATCTCACAAGATGGCTACACAGGCGGCACATTAAACGGCATAAAAATAGATGAGACCGGAACGATAATAGGCTCATTTTCAAATGGTCAAAGCTTTGGTCTAGCTAAAGTAGCACTTGCTACCTTTACAAATAACGAAGGTCTTCAAAGTGAGGGCGGAAACGTATTTTCACAAACTGCAAACTCAGGTGAAGCAGTCATCGGTGCAGCTGGTACAGGCGATAAGGGAACGATCGCAGCTTCAAAACTTGAAGCTAGTAACGTCGATCTAAGCCGTGCGCTAACAGATCTTATCGTAATCCAAAGAGGTTTCCAAGCAAACTCAAAAACTATCACAACAAGCGATGAGATGCTAAATACACTTCTTCAACTAAAACAATAA
- a CDS encoding Na+/H+ antiporter NhaC family protein, producing the protein MLIFNPVVFSILVMTILCLLRFNILLSILISALVAGVMYKHGFSGFESGIAGGIDSLFTALKETTQSLISGMQGNLETSLSYILLGALAAAIANTNLTAILINALSKFLSSNKVIFILTIAFIACLSQNLIPVHIAFIPILIPPLLAIMNKMGIDRRAVACALTFGLQAPYVSLSVGFGLLFHNILKKELANNGITTSISDISSVMWIGGASMLIGLILAILFYGKKRVYKTSKFEKEELDEIERAKSLEMTKKEWAVLAGAVVAFGVQIYTELLPLGALLGLLVMVVFGGIEYKKVDKIMDNGLAMMGFIAFIMLVAAGYGTILRESGGIDELVKYASLVSGGKIGGALLMLLIGLLVTMGIGTSFGTIPILASIYVPLCVSLGFGVPAIILLVGIAAALGDAGSPASDSTLGPTSGLNADGEHNHIYDTCVPTFIFFNIPLIIGGIVGAMILG; encoded by the coding sequence ATGCTTATATTTAACCCTGTTGTTTTTAGCATTTTGGTAATGACGATACTTTGTCTATTGCGTTTTAACATTTTGCTTTCTATCCTTATCTCTGCTCTTGTTGCGGGAGTAATGTATAAGCATGGATTTAGTGGATTTGAAAGTGGTATTGCAGGTGGGATCGATAGCCTCTTTACAGCCCTAAAAGAGACTACACAAAGCCTCATAAGCGGTATGCAAGGCAATCTTGAAACATCGCTTAGTTATATTTTACTTGGTGCTTTAGCAGCCGCCATCGCAAATACAAATTTAACTGCTATCTTGATAAATGCTTTGAGTAAATTCCTTAGTTCAAATAAAGTGATTTTTATACTAACTATTGCATTTATAGCGTGCTTATCTCAAAATTTAATCCCAGTTCACATAGCTTTTATACCTATTTTGATCCCACCACTTCTTGCTATTATGAACAAAATGGGGATAGATAGACGTGCCGTGGCTTGTGCTTTGACATTTGGTCTTCAAGCACCTTATGTAAGCCTTAGCGTTGGCTTTGGTCTGCTTTTTCACAATATCTTAAAAAAAGAGCTAGCAAATAACGGCATAACCACATCTATTTCTGATATCTCTTCTGTTATGTGGATAGGTGGCGCTTCGATGCTTATTGGACTTATCCTTGCCATACTTTTTTATGGTAAAAAAAGAGTTTATAAAACTTCAAAATTTGAAAAAGAAGAGCTTGATGAGATCGAGCGCGCAAAAAGCCTTGAGATGACTAAAAAAGAGTGGGCGGTTTTAGCTGGTGCAGTTGTGGCTTTTGGTGTGCAAATTTATACTGAGCTACTACCTCTTGGCGCACTACTTGGACTTTTGGTTATGGTTGTTTTTGGCGGTATCGAGTATAAAAAAGTAGATAAGATCATGGACAATGGCCTTGCTATGATGGGATTTATCGCTTTTATCATGCTAGTTGCTGCAGGTTATGGCACTATCTTAAGGGAGAGTGGCGGAATAGACGAGCTTGTAAAATACGCTAGCTTGGTATCTGGCGGCAAGATAGGTGGAGCACTTTTGATGCTTCTTATCGGACTTCTTGTTACGATGGGTATAGGCACTAGCTTTGGCACGATCCCTATCTTAGCTTCTATCTATGTGCCACTATGCGTTAGCCTTGGCTTTGGCGTACCAGCCATCATCTTGTTAGTTGGCATAGCTGCAGCTCTAGGAGATGCTGGAAGTCCTGCAAGTGATAGCACACTTGGGCCAACAAGCGGTCTAAATGCTGATGGTGAGCACAACCATATATATGATACTTGTGTACCTACATTTATATTTTTCAATATCCCACTTATCATCGGTGGCATCGTTGGAGCTATGATACTTGGATAA
- the pyrE gene encoding orotate phosphoribosyltransferase — translation MDLEKIYKEAGAYLEGHFLLSSGNHSQFYLQSAKVLEDPALAGKLADELARVIEKFGIKFDSVCSPALGGILAGYELARAAKKRFIFTERVEKVMSLRRGFEVKKGEKFIVCEDIITTGGSALEAARVIESLGGEVVGFAALANRGFCKVANLGNEAKPNAKLPSDKPFFALGNFEFEIYEPEHCPLCKNGSKAIKPGSRGN, via the coding sequence ATGGATTTAGAGAAAATTTATAAAGAGGCTGGGGCATATTTAGAGGGGCATTTTTTACTAAGCAGTGGCAACCACTCGCAGTTTTATCTCCAAAGCGCAAAGGTGCTTGAAGACCCAGCTTTGGCTGGAAAACTAGCCGACGAGCTTGCCCGTGTGATAGAGAAATTTGGCATTAAATTTGATAGCGTTTGCTCGCCTGCACTTGGAGGAATTTTAGCTGGCTATGAGCTAGCTCGCGCAGCAAAGAAGCGTTTTATCTTTACAGAGCGAGTTGAAAAGGTAATGAGTTTAAGGCGTGGCTTTGAGGTAAAAAAAGGCGAGAAATTTATCGTCTGCGAAGATATCATCACAACTGGCGGCTCAGCACTTGAAGCGGCACGTGTAATAGAGAGCCTTGGTGGTGAGGTAGTTGGCTTTGCAGCGCTTGCAAATCGTGGCTTTTGTAAGGTCGCAAATTTAGGCAATGAGGCTAAGCCAAATGCAAAACTACCAAGTGATAAGCCATTTTTTGCTTTGGGAAATTTTGAGTTTGAAATTTATGAGCCTGAGCATTGCCCACTTTGTAAAAATGGAAGCAAAGCGATCAAACCTGGAAGCAGAGGTAACTAA
- a CDS encoding response regulator transcription factor gives MQEYDILDVLSNKKVLCLEDEEAILKNICASLELFFAEVNGVTDGYDALELAMSDAYDVLVLDISVPNIDGLEIAKKVRTINQKIPIVILSSHIEQEYLWRAVELKITRYLAKPYDKKSFIKALEDVALELVGRKPTLRLNDEVEYDFGKKVLYINGEISHLSKSESRLLEYFLNNKNQTITYEQIFDYIWEYEQPSKEAIKTIVKELRRKLGKDVIKNLYGVGYLCEI, from the coding sequence ATGCAAGAATATGATATTTTAGACGTTTTATCAAATAAAAAGGTCCTTTGCCTTGAAGATGAAGAGGCGATTTTAAAAAATATTTGTGCTTCTTTAGAGCTATTTTTTGCCGAGGTAAATGGCGTAACAGATGGCTATGATGCACTTGAGCTAGCGATGAGCGATGCTTATGATGTTTTGGTACTTGATATAAGCGTACCAAATATCGATGGTCTAGAGATCGCTAAAAAAGTAAGAACTATAAATCAAAAAATTCCTATCGTGATCTTATCAAGCCACATCGAGCAAGAGTATTTGTGGAGAGCAGTTGAGCTAAAGATCACAAGGTATCTTGCAAAGCCATATGATAAAAAATCATTTATAAAAGCCCTAGAAGACGTTGCTTTAGAGCTTGTTGGACGCAAGCCGACTCTTAGGCTAAATGATGAAGTAGAATACGATTTTGGCAAAAAAGTACTTTATATAAATGGTGAAATTTCTCATCTAAGTAAGAGCGAAAGCAGGCTTTTAGAGTATTTTTTAAACAACAAAAATCAAACTATAACTTATGAACAAATTTTTGATTATATTTGGGAGTATGAGCAGCCAAGCAAAGAGGCGATAAAGACGATCGTAAAAGAGCTTAGAAGGAAGCTTGGCAAAGATGTGATTAAAAATTTATATGGTGTAGGTTATCTTTGTGAAATATAA
- a CDS encoding DUF3365 domain-containing protein, which translates to MKDAKKEAYYVLESINSVREYIAGVQRPLIEQLKHDGIIKEDFFDERLLSSSYISREIYNIQKKKYNLDFDYKLVAMAPLNKAHEPNEFEAQVLRGFKENKFSEFSKIIKDENGSQFFVGLPIRSQNTSCLACHNSESAPKQMLDRYEISNGKISEASEMMAMLSFKIPLRAIFSYHLKEVVIIMSAIAFVFGIFLLLVYKMHRRGEESKRQTEQLMIHQSRLASMGEMIGNISHQWKQPLAQISSALINLELYQERKKLDEAKIYEFIEETSKQINFMSETVDDFKNFFKPNTLKREFSVEEVVNQTIKILNASLKKYQIEIEIDIIENFTIFANFNEIIQILINIINNAKDAFKQSYVKPRVIKIYTFIKDNRKNLCVQNNAGAIKASFLKVIFEPHFSTKESGSGLGLYMSRLIASKNNALIFARNVDENSITFTISFENL; encoded by the coding sequence ATGAAAGATGCCAAAAAAGAGGCATATTATGTGCTTGAGAGTATAAATTCTGTAAGAGAGTACATCGCAGGCGTTCAGCGTCCGTTGATAGAGCAGCTAAAGCATGATGGCATTATAAAAGAGGATTTTTTTGACGAGAGATTGCTTTCATCTTCATATATAAGCCGTGAAATTTATAATATCCAAAAGAAAAAATACAATCTTGACTTTGACTACAAACTAGTCGCCATGGCACCTTTAAATAAAGCTCATGAGCCAAATGAATTTGAGGCACAGGTGTTAAGAGGCTTCAAAGAGAATAAATTTAGTGAGTTTTCAAAGATTATAAAAGATGAAAATGGCTCACAATTTTTTGTAGGGCTTCCTATAAGAAGTCAAAATACATCTTGCCTAGCCTGTCACAATAGCGAAAGTGCTCCAAAACAGATGTTGGATCGTTATGAAATTTCAAATGGAAAAATTTCTGAAGCAAGTGAGATGATGGCAATGCTATCTTTTAAAATCCCACTACGTGCCATTTTTTCTTACCATTTAAAAGAGGTTGTCATCATAATGAGCGCGATAGCCTTTGTATTTGGGATATTTTTGCTACTTGTTTATAAGATGCATAGGCGTGGCGAAGAGAGCAAAAGACAGACTGAACAGCTAATGATACATCAAAGCCGCCTAGCCTCAATGGGCGAGATGATAGGCAATATCTCACATCAGTGGAAGCAGCCCTTAGCTCAAATCAGCTCAGCTTTAATAAATTTAGAACTCTATCAGGAGCGGAAAAAGCTTGATGAAGCAAAAATTTATGAGTTTATAGAAGAGACTAGCAAGCAGATAAATTTTATGTCTGAAACGGTTGATGATTTTAAAAACTTTTTTAAACCAAATACTTTAAAAAGGGAGTTTAGCGTAGAGGAAGTAGTAAATCAAACTATAAAAATTCTAAACGCCTCACTTAAGAAATATCAAATCGAAATAGAGATTGATATAATAGAAAATTTTACAATCTTTGCAAATTTTAATGAAATAATCCAAATTTTAATAAATATTATAAACAACGCAAAAGATGCATTTAAACAAAGCTATGTAAAGCCAAGAGTAATAAAAATTTATACTTTCATAAAAGATAATCGTAAAAATTTATGCGTGCAAAATAATGCAGGAGCGATAAAAGCTTCGTTTTTAAAGGTTATCTTTGAGCCACACTTTAGCACAAAAGAGTCTGGCAGCGGGCTTGGTCTATATATGAGCCGGTTAATCGCTAGTAAAAATAACGCTCTAATCTTTGCTAGAAATGTAGATGAAAATAGTATTACATTTACAATTAGTTTCGAAAATTTATAA
- a CDS encoding cytochrome C, translating to MRNLQKALAGLLMGVSIFASQACCEEHNMQMSDKARDVIANPKGTLQSRGVISLQDYVVEEQEMYNWLFKNHPIFTKYGGKTVGKMVVHDRGLEWLAEGHGFDMSKLSKRDGGKGYSSMMYRIPATSSLQFPNKFVGPEKCGECHPAQYEVWSRSRHATTMRFPGEHPEVNNNLTEPVFDKDTASILPKGITPDVIYATVGHLRTKMGYVDAWLLRGTYYVEGGLLRDGTGQIVAGGNQWQRTWALNLDDATVKKIKELVPEFPGTLEEYGDNGGYVRGLASYAAKHKKSMFFQANSSYCEVCHPVKFDFKSKAEFYAALGNAKELQKHTISKGVSCEECHGAGGHLDGATNFRTSNCERCHQRFNFSPDLARANPLNNGKLDLSLSSKFKSMGPGCGSEGSQSYFTAHYDKGMRCVTCHDPHDNTGPVVGDKNVKGMNYNSEQGYLSSFYTKPKLKKECKDCHETQAYIASKADTHKDNTCASCHMPFMMSCENFYAVQFQDNAGFDTQRRSHIWKIMVDPKEKSLVPGDAAKGPRDAKDWHFERDKNGHNYVDLMWACARTSWADKDMKDTKGCHSPVLSELKPTLHFKNQKQVYDEVMGWQTPVKNEFSEVKIGIEGLYSLLETKKLDASDKVRVYELIQNAQEIIDMVEKDGSWGMHGFKFTKQKLDASKEYIKEAQRILNKNL from the coding sequence ATGAGAAATCTACAAAAAGCCTTAGCTGGTTTGCTCATGGGTGTTAGCATCTTCGCTTCACAAGCCTGTTGCGAAGAGCATAATATGCAGATGTCCGATAAAGCACGTGATGTTATCGCAAATCCTAAAGGCACACTGCAAAGTAGAGGTGTTATCTCCTTGCAAGACTACGTCGTAGAAGAGCAAGAGATGTATAACTGGTTATTTAAAAACCACCCTATTTTTACAAAGTATGGTGGTAAAACCGTCGGCAAAATGGTCGTTCACGACCGTGGCTTAGAGTGGCTTGCCGAGGGACATGGCTTTGATATGTCAAAGCTTAGTAAAAGAGATGGCGGTAAGGGCTATAGTTCTATGATGTATAGAATTCCAGCCACTTCATCACTTCAGTTTCCTAACAAATTTGTAGGACCAGAAAAGTGCGGTGAGTGTCACCCAGCTCAGTATGAAGTTTGGAGCAGATCTCGCCACGCAACTACTATGCGTTTTCCTGGTGAGCACCCAGAGGTTAATAACAACCTAACTGAGCCAGTATTTGACAAAGATACCGCTTCTATCCTTCCAAAAGGTATTACTCCAGATGTTATCTACGCAACTGTTGGTCACTTAAGAACCAAAATGGGCTACGTTGATGCGTGGCTACTTCGTGGTACTTACTACGTTGAGGGCGGTTTGCTAAGAGATGGTACAGGTCAGATCGTAGCTGGTGGTAACCAATGGCAAAGAACATGGGCGTTAAATTTAGACGACGCAACTGTTAAAAAGATAAAAGAGCTTGTCCCAGAATTTCCTGGCACTCTTGAAGAGTATGGCGACAATGGCGGATATGTTAGAGGTCTTGCTTCATACGCCGCAAAACATAAAAAATCAATGTTTTTCCAAGCAAACTCATCATATTGTGAAGTTTGTCACCCAGTTAAATTTGATTTCAAATCAAAAGCAGAATTTTATGCAGCACTTGGTAATGCTAAAGAGCTTCAAAAACACACTATCTCAAAAGGCGTAAGCTGTGAGGAGTGTCACGGAGCTGGCGGTCACCTTGACGGAGCTACAAACTTTAGAACATCAAACTGCGAACGCTGCCACCAAAGGTTTAACTTTAGCCCAGATCTAGCTCGTGCTAATCCTCTTAATAACGGTAAGCTTGATCTCTCACTTAGCTCTAAATTTAAATCAATGGGACCAGGATGTGGTTCTGAAGGTTCACAATCATACTTTACAGCTCACTATGACAAAGGTATGAGATGCGTAACTTGCCACGATCCACACGACAACACAGGCCCAGTTGTAGGCGATAAAAATGTAAAAGGCATGAACTATAACTCAGAGCAAGGTTATCTAAGCTCATTCTATACTAAACCAAAACTCAAAAAAGAGTGTAAAGATTGCCACGAGACTCAAGCATATATCGCATCTAAAGCAGATACTCACAAAGATAACACTTGTGCATCTTGCCACATGCCATTTATGATGAGTTGTGAGAATTTCTACGCTGTTCAGTTCCAAGACAACGCTGGCTTTGATACTCAAAGAAGATCTCATATCTGGAAGATTATGGTTGATCCAAAAGAGAAATCTCTAGTACCAGGCGATGCTGCTAAAGGCCCAAGAGATGCTAAAGATTGGCACTTTGAGAGAGATAAAAATGGCCATAACTACGTTGACTTAATGTGGGCGTGCGCTAGAACATCTTGGGCTGATAAAGATATGAAAGATACCAAAGGCTGCCACAGCCCAGTATTATCTGAGCTAAAACCAACACTTCACTTCAAAAACCAAAAACAAGTTTATGATGAAGTTATGGGATGGCAAACTCCAGTTAAGAATGAATTCTCTGAAGTTAAGATTGGTATTGAAGGGCTTTACTCACTACTTGAGACTAAAAAACTTGATGCAAGTGATAAAGTAAGAGTTTATGAGCTTATCCAAAATGCTCAAGAGATCATCGATATGGTTGAAAAAGATGGTTCGTGGGGTATGCACGGATTTAAATTTACTAAACAAAAACTCGATGCATCAAAAGAGTATATAAAAGAAGCTCAAAGAATTTTGAATAAAAATTTATAG